One genomic region from Magallana gigas chromosome 3, xbMagGiga1.1, whole genome shotgun sequence encodes:
- the LOC105326232 gene encoding uncharacterized protein isoform X3, protein MSYPVALWPMTRYMQQTTYKHDYNPAGGISPRNRQTNYPYGADAPKADIPGPYNNFRPRYGDPLPQHIRDQLRNYLDGQRFDDQPLTDRQRIKRGEEWIGGRRYDEPMTDRGVYGPPRRQYYERERGRDLSPYRGDDRIYNVLDDGRRTSLDRPINRNRDNEFERQNLRLGRHTSLDRYDLMDKRKENLKQYIQNRRRDPFEGLYQDRGRNGSPERYYDRGRDNGRGRDFDRRRDESPGKFREWDRDRNGYNGYNDRYSRLFRDKFKYLDLYERPAQPMIDSYADHRKMTDRTTYKDYGEFLQEKIKLDELKKQPVEYPAANLRDHLTHRETYREQMHGPEMVRKPYNSQDKLLERERQLEAQIRREMEKIELHDGNFKPWARDAKNPTHHVPKSTNSGVYLFIRTNKLAKADVVKALQEGRSVLANSYGQLKGIATNREIQLLEGQEGWNIRANMTRTGDYWLERSQDSTVIDDMILVIWFPTFNDAEKWVISERKFKTPSFPEPYGSDVMILPLNDSQPQERIAYTYITTEYPRQLDPVMFRENFVPKIKEVLYKHGNDGFFIQSVGAKVIRGHWVKPSSLITTIRFNTRQDALNFFLDPEYKQIRQEISRRIEQLPVYMNWFKPVSFMFTLDKYV, encoded by the exons CCCGTAGCATTATGGCCAATGACTAGG TACATGCAACAGACCACATACAAACATGATTACAACCCGGCGGGAGGG ATCTCACCGAGGAACAGACAGACCAATTACCCTTACGGAGCCGACGCCCCCAAGGCGGACATTCCCGGTCCTTACAACAACTTCCGGCCCAGATATGGCGACCCCCTCCCCCAGCATATCAGAGAT cAGCTTCGTAATTAT TTGGACGGACAAAGATTTGATGACCAGCCTCTCACCGACAGG CAAAGAATAAAACGGGGAGAGGAATGGATTGGAGGG AGACGATATGACGAGCCTATGACGGACCGAGGG GTTTACGGTCCACCAAGAAGG CAGTATTACGAGAGGGAGCGAGGCCGGGATCTGTCACCTTACCGG GGAGATGACAGAATTTATAATGTGTTGGATGATGGTCGAAGAACCTCTTTAGATAGG CCAATAAATAGAAACAGGGACAATGAATTTGAAAGG CAAAATTTGAGGCTTGGGCGCCATACCTCCTTAGATAGG tacGATTTAATGGATAAACGAAAAGAAAATCTGAAGCAA TACATCCAAAACAGGAGGAGGGACCCGTTTGAGGGACTG TATCAAGACAGAGGGAGAAACGGGTCACCCGAAAGG TATTACGACCGTGGGAGAGACAATGGTAGGGGCCGGGACTTTGACAGGAGGAGAGACGAGTCCCCTGGCAAG TTTAGAGAATGGGATCGGGATCGGAATGGTTATAATGGTTATAATGATCGG TACTCTCGCCTATTCCGTGACAAGTTCAAATATCTCGACTTG TACGAGAGGCCAGCACAGCCAATGATTGACAGCTACGCTGACCATCGG aaaatgacCGACAGAACGACATACAAGGATTATGGAGAG TTTCTGCAAGAAAAGATAAAATTGGATGAACTTAAAAAG cAACCCGTAGAATACCCGGCCGCTAATCTT AGGGATCACCTAACCCACAGGGAGACCTACAGGGAGCAAATGCATGGACCGGAAATGGTGAGAAAACCTTACAACAGCCAGGATAAGTTGCTGGAGAGGGAACGGCAGCTTGAAGCTCAGATCCGTCGGGAAATGGAAAAAATCGAGTTGCATGACGGGAATTTCAAACCCTGGGCGAGGGATGCTAAGAACCCCACGCATCACGTG CCCAAGTCCACCAACAGTGGAGTCTACCTCTTCATCAGAACCAACAAACTCGCCAAGGCTGACGTCGTCAAGGCTCTACAGGAGGGGCGCTCAGTGCTGGCCAACTCATACGGGCAACTCAAGGGCATCGCTACCAACAGGGAG ATTCAGTTGCTGGAGGGACAAGAAGGGTGGAACATCCGGGCGAATATGACGCGCACTGGGGACTATTGGCTGGAGCGTTCCCAGGATTCAACAGTCATCGACGACATGATCCTGGTCATCTGGTTCCCCACCTTTAACGACGCCGAGAAGTGGGTCATCAGCGAGAGGAAGTTTAAGACTCCCAGCTTTCCCGAACCTTACGGAAGTGACGTTATGATTCTTCCTTTAAACGATAGCCAGCCACAAG AGCGGATCGCCTACACCTACATTACCACGGAATACCCCCGCCAGCTGGATCCAGTCATGTTTCGAGAAAACTTCGTTCCTAAGATCAAAGAAGTGCTCTACAAGCATGGCAACGACGGGTTCTTCATTCAGTCGGTCGGAGCAAAGGTTATCCGGGGTCACTGGGTCAAACCCAGCAGCCTCATTACCACCATCAGATTCAACACCAGACAAGACGCTCTTAACTTTTTCCTAGACC CGGAATACAAACAAATCCGTCAGGAAATAAGCAGACGCATCGAACAACTTCCGGTTTACATGAACTGGTTTAAACCGGTCAGCTTTATGTTTACCCTGGACAAATATGTGTAA
- the LOC105326232 gene encoding uncharacterized protein isoform X5 encodes MSYKLATDVYMQQSTYRHDFVPTNGISPRNRQTNYPYGADAPKADIPGPYNNFRPRYGDPLPQHIRDQLRNYLDGQRFDDQPLTDRQRIKRGEEWIGGRRYDEPMTDRGVYGPPRRQYYERERGRDLSPYRGDDRIYNVLDDGRRTSLDRPINRNRDNEFERQNLRLGRHTSLDRYDLMDKRKENLKQYIQNRRRDPFEGLYQDRGRNGSPERYYDRGRDNGRGRDFDRRRDESPGKFREWDRDRNGYNGYNDRYSRLFRDKFKYLDLYERPAQPMIDSYADHRKMTDRTTYKDYGEFLQEKIKLDELKKQPVEYPAANLRDHLTHRETYREQMHGPEMVRKPYNSQDKLLERERQLEAQIRREMEKIELHDGNFKPWARDAKNPTHHVPKSTNSGVYLFIRTNKLAKADVVKALQEGRSVLANSYGQLKGIATNREIQLLEGQEGWNIRANMTRTGDYWLERSQDSTVIDDMILVIWFPTFNDAEKWVISERKFKTPSFPEPYGSDVMILPLNDSQPQERIAYTYITTEYPRQLDPVMFRENFVPKIKEVLYKHGNDGFFIQSVGAKVIRGHWVKPSSLITTIRFNTRQDALNFFLDPEYKQIRQEISRRIEQLPVYMNWFKPVSFMFTLDKYV; translated from the exons aaGCTAGCCACAGACGtt TACATGCAACAGTCGACGTACAGGCACGACTTTGTACCGACCAACGGG ATCTCACCGAGGAACAGACAGACCAATTACCCTTACGGAGCCGACGCCCCCAAGGCGGACATTCCCGGTCCTTACAACAACTTCCGGCCCAGATATGGCGACCCCCTCCCCCAGCATATCAGAGAT cAGCTTCGTAATTAT TTGGACGGACAAAGATTTGATGACCAGCCTCTCACCGACAGG CAAAGAATAAAACGGGGAGAGGAATGGATTGGAGGG AGACGATATGACGAGCCTATGACGGACCGAGGG GTTTACGGTCCACCAAGAAGG CAGTATTACGAGAGGGAGCGAGGCCGGGATCTGTCACCTTACCGG GGAGATGACAGAATTTATAATGTGTTGGATGATGGTCGAAGAACCTCTTTAGATAGG CCAATAAATAGAAACAGGGACAATGAATTTGAAAGG CAAAATTTGAGGCTTGGGCGCCATACCTCCTTAGATAGG tacGATTTAATGGATAAACGAAAAGAAAATCTGAAGCAA TACATCCAAAACAGGAGGAGGGACCCGTTTGAGGGACTG TATCAAGACAGAGGGAGAAACGGGTCACCCGAAAGG TATTACGACCGTGGGAGAGACAATGGTAGGGGCCGGGACTTTGACAGGAGGAGAGACGAGTCCCCTGGCAAG TTTAGAGAATGGGATCGGGATCGGAATGGTTATAATGGTTATAATGATCGG TACTCTCGCCTATTCCGTGACAAGTTCAAATATCTCGACTTG TACGAGAGGCCAGCACAGCCAATGATTGACAGCTACGCTGACCATCGG aaaatgacCGACAGAACGACATACAAGGATTATGGAGAG TTTCTGCAAGAAAAGATAAAATTGGATGAACTTAAAAAG cAACCCGTAGAATACCCGGCCGCTAATCTT AGGGATCACCTAACCCACAGGGAGACCTACAGGGAGCAAATGCATGGACCGGAAATGGTGAGAAAACCTTACAACAGCCAGGATAAGTTGCTGGAGAGGGAACGGCAGCTTGAAGCTCAGATCCGTCGGGAAATGGAAAAAATCGAGTTGCATGACGGGAATTTCAAACCCTGGGCGAGGGATGCTAAGAACCCCACGCATCACGTG CCCAAGTCCACCAACAGTGGAGTCTACCTCTTCATCAGAACCAACAAACTCGCCAAGGCTGACGTCGTCAAGGCTCTACAGGAGGGGCGCTCAGTGCTGGCCAACTCATACGGGCAACTCAAGGGCATCGCTACCAACAGGGAG ATTCAGTTGCTGGAGGGACAAGAAGGGTGGAACATCCGGGCGAATATGACGCGCACTGGGGACTATTGGCTGGAGCGTTCCCAGGATTCAACAGTCATCGACGACATGATCCTGGTCATCTGGTTCCCCACCTTTAACGACGCCGAGAAGTGGGTCATCAGCGAGAGGAAGTTTAAGACTCCCAGCTTTCCCGAACCTTACGGAAGTGACGTTATGATTCTTCCTTTAAACGATAGCCAGCCACAAG AGCGGATCGCCTACACCTACATTACCACGGAATACCCCCGCCAGCTGGATCCAGTCATGTTTCGAGAAAACTTCGTTCCTAAGATCAAAGAAGTGCTCTACAAGCATGGCAACGACGGGTTCTTCATTCAGTCGGTCGGAGCAAAGGTTATCCGGGGTCACTGGGTCAAACCCAGCAGCCTCATTACCACCATCAGATTCAACACCAGACAAGACGCTCTTAACTTTTTCCTAGACC CGGAATACAAACAAATCCGTCAGGAAATAAGCAGACGCATCGAACAACTTCCGGTTTACATGAACTGGTTTAAACCGGTCAGCTTTATGTTTACCCTGGACAAATATGTGTAA
- the LOC105326232 gene encoding uncharacterized protein isoform X4, with protein sequence MSYKLATDVYMQQTTYKHDYNPAGGISPRNRQTNYPYGADAPKADIPGPYNNFRPRYGDPLPQHIRDQLRNYLDGQRFDDQPLTDRQRIKRGEEWIGGRRYDEPMTDRGVYGPPRRQYYERERGRDLSPYRGDDRIYNVLDDGRRTSLDRPINRNRDNEFERQNLRLGRHTSLDRYDLMDKRKENLKQYIQNRRRDPFEGLYQDRGRNGSPERYYDRGRDNGRGRDFDRRRDESPGKFREWDRDRNGYNGYNDRYSRLFRDKFKYLDLYERPAQPMIDSYADHRKMTDRTTYKDYGEFLQEKIKLDELKKQPVEYPAANLRDHLTHRETYREQMHGPEMVRKPYNSQDKLLERERQLEAQIRREMEKIELHDGNFKPWARDAKNPTHHVPKSTNSGVYLFIRTNKLAKADVVKALQEGRSVLANSYGQLKGIATNREIQLLEGQEGWNIRANMTRTGDYWLERSQDSTVIDDMILVIWFPTFNDAEKWVISERKFKTPSFPEPYGSDVMILPLNDSQPQERIAYTYITTEYPRQLDPVMFRENFVPKIKEVLYKHGNDGFFIQSVGAKVIRGHWVKPSSLITTIRFNTRQDALNFFLDPEYKQIRQEISRRIEQLPVYMNWFKPVSFMFTLDKYV encoded by the exons aaGCTAGCCACAGACGtt TACATGCAACAGACCACATACAAACATGATTACAACCCGGCGGGAGGG ATCTCACCGAGGAACAGACAGACCAATTACCCTTACGGAGCCGACGCCCCCAAGGCGGACATTCCCGGTCCTTACAACAACTTCCGGCCCAGATATGGCGACCCCCTCCCCCAGCATATCAGAGAT cAGCTTCGTAATTAT TTGGACGGACAAAGATTTGATGACCAGCCTCTCACCGACAGG CAAAGAATAAAACGGGGAGAGGAATGGATTGGAGGG AGACGATATGACGAGCCTATGACGGACCGAGGG GTTTACGGTCCACCAAGAAGG CAGTATTACGAGAGGGAGCGAGGCCGGGATCTGTCACCTTACCGG GGAGATGACAGAATTTATAATGTGTTGGATGATGGTCGAAGAACCTCTTTAGATAGG CCAATAAATAGAAACAGGGACAATGAATTTGAAAGG CAAAATTTGAGGCTTGGGCGCCATACCTCCTTAGATAGG tacGATTTAATGGATAAACGAAAAGAAAATCTGAAGCAA TACATCCAAAACAGGAGGAGGGACCCGTTTGAGGGACTG TATCAAGACAGAGGGAGAAACGGGTCACCCGAAAGG TATTACGACCGTGGGAGAGACAATGGTAGGGGCCGGGACTTTGACAGGAGGAGAGACGAGTCCCCTGGCAAG TTTAGAGAATGGGATCGGGATCGGAATGGTTATAATGGTTATAATGATCGG TACTCTCGCCTATTCCGTGACAAGTTCAAATATCTCGACTTG TACGAGAGGCCAGCACAGCCAATGATTGACAGCTACGCTGACCATCGG aaaatgacCGACAGAACGACATACAAGGATTATGGAGAG TTTCTGCAAGAAAAGATAAAATTGGATGAACTTAAAAAG cAACCCGTAGAATACCCGGCCGCTAATCTT AGGGATCACCTAACCCACAGGGAGACCTACAGGGAGCAAATGCATGGACCGGAAATGGTGAGAAAACCTTACAACAGCCAGGATAAGTTGCTGGAGAGGGAACGGCAGCTTGAAGCTCAGATCCGTCGGGAAATGGAAAAAATCGAGTTGCATGACGGGAATTTCAAACCCTGGGCGAGGGATGCTAAGAACCCCACGCATCACGTG CCCAAGTCCACCAACAGTGGAGTCTACCTCTTCATCAGAACCAACAAACTCGCCAAGGCTGACGTCGTCAAGGCTCTACAGGAGGGGCGCTCAGTGCTGGCCAACTCATACGGGCAACTCAAGGGCATCGCTACCAACAGGGAG ATTCAGTTGCTGGAGGGACAAGAAGGGTGGAACATCCGGGCGAATATGACGCGCACTGGGGACTATTGGCTGGAGCGTTCCCAGGATTCAACAGTCATCGACGACATGATCCTGGTCATCTGGTTCCCCACCTTTAACGACGCCGAGAAGTGGGTCATCAGCGAGAGGAAGTTTAAGACTCCCAGCTTTCCCGAACCTTACGGAAGTGACGTTATGATTCTTCCTTTAAACGATAGCCAGCCACAAG AGCGGATCGCCTACACCTACATTACCACGGAATACCCCCGCCAGCTGGATCCAGTCATGTTTCGAGAAAACTTCGTTCCTAAGATCAAAGAAGTGCTCTACAAGCATGGCAACGACGGGTTCTTCATTCAGTCGGTCGGAGCAAAGGTTATCCGGGGTCACTGGGTCAAACCCAGCAGCCTCATTACCACCATCAGATTCAACACCAGACAAGACGCTCTTAACTTTTTCCTAGACC CGGAATACAAACAAATCCGTCAGGAAATAAGCAGACGCATCGAACAACTTCCGGTTTACATGAACTGGTTTAAACCGGTCAGCTTTATGTTTACCCTGGACAAATATGTGTAA
- the LOC105326232 gene encoding uncharacterized protein isoform X33, translated as MSYEQNGKPWSGMYMQQTTYKHDYNPAGGISPRNRQTNYPYGADAPKADIPGPYNNFRPRYGDPLPQHIRDQLRNYLDGQRFDDQPLTDRQRIKRGEEWIGGRRYDEPMTDRGVYGPPRRQYYERERGRDLSPYRYQDRGRNGSPERYYDRGRDNGRGRDFDRRRDESPGKYERPAQPMIDSYADHRKMTDRTTYKDYGEFLQEKIKLDELKKQPVEYPAANLRDHLTHRETYREQMHGPEMVRKPYNSQDKLLERERQLEAQIRREMEKIELHDGNFKPWARDAKNPTHHVPKSTNSGVYLFIRTNKLAKADVVKALQEGRSVLANSYGQLKGIATNREIQLLEGQEGWNIRANMTRTGDYWLERSQDSTVIDDMILVIWFPTFNDAEKWVISERKFKTPSFPEPYGSDVMILPLNDSQPQERIAYTYITTEYPRQLDPVMFRENFVPKIKEVLYKHGNDGFFIQSVGAKVIRGHWVKPSSLITTIRFNTRQDALNFFLDPEYKQIRQEISRRIEQLPVYMNWFKPVSFMFTLDKYV; from the exons GAGCAGAACGGCAAGCCGTGGTCCGGAATG TACATGCAACAGACCACATACAAACATGATTACAACCCGGCGGGAGGG ATCTCACCGAGGAACAGACAGACCAATTACCCTTACGGAGCCGACGCCCCCAAGGCGGACATTCCCGGTCCTTACAACAACTTCCGGCCCAGATATGGCGACCCCCTCCCCCAGCATATCAGAGAT cAGCTTCGTAATTAT TTGGACGGACAAAGATTTGATGACCAGCCTCTCACCGACAGG CAAAGAATAAAACGGGGAGAGGAATGGATTGGAGGG AGACGATATGACGAGCCTATGACGGACCGAGGG GTTTACGGTCCACCAAGAAGG CAGTATTACGAGAGGGAGCGAGGCCGGGATCTGTCACCTTACCGG TATCAAGACAGAGGGAGAAACGGGTCACCCGAAAGG TATTACGACCGTGGGAGAGACAATGGTAGGGGCCGGGACTTTGACAGGAGGAGAGACGAGTCCCCTGGCAAG TACGAGAGGCCAGCACAGCCAATGATTGACAGCTACGCTGACCATCGG aaaatgacCGACAGAACGACATACAAGGATTATGGAGAG TTTCTGCAAGAAAAGATAAAATTGGATGAACTTAAAAAG cAACCCGTAGAATACCCGGCCGCTAATCTT AGGGATCACCTAACCCACAGGGAGACCTACAGGGAGCAAATGCATGGACCGGAAATGGTGAGAAAACCTTACAACAGCCAGGATAAGTTGCTGGAGAGGGAACGGCAGCTTGAAGCTCAGATCCGTCGGGAAATGGAAAAAATCGAGTTGCATGACGGGAATTTCAAACCCTGGGCGAGGGATGCTAAGAACCCCACGCATCACGTG CCCAAGTCCACCAACAGTGGAGTCTACCTCTTCATCAGAACCAACAAACTCGCCAAGGCTGACGTCGTCAAGGCTCTACAGGAGGGGCGCTCAGTGCTGGCCAACTCATACGGGCAACTCAAGGGCATCGCTACCAACAGGGAG ATTCAGTTGCTGGAGGGACAAGAAGGGTGGAACATCCGGGCGAATATGACGCGCACTGGGGACTATTGGCTGGAGCGTTCCCAGGATTCAACAGTCATCGACGACATGATCCTGGTCATCTGGTTCCCCACCTTTAACGACGCCGAGAAGTGGGTCATCAGCGAGAGGAAGTTTAAGACTCCCAGCTTTCCCGAACCTTACGGAAGTGACGTTATGATTCTTCCTTTAAACGATAGCCAGCCACAAG AGCGGATCGCCTACACCTACATTACCACGGAATACCCCCGCCAGCTGGATCCAGTCATGTTTCGAGAAAACTTCGTTCCTAAGATCAAAGAAGTGCTCTACAAGCATGGCAACGACGGGTTCTTCATTCAGTCGGTCGGAGCAAAGGTTATCCGGGGTCACTGGGTCAAACCCAGCAGCCTCATTACCACCATCAGATTCAACACCAGACAAGACGCTCTTAACTTTTTCCTAGACC CGGAATACAAACAAATCCGTCAGGAAATAAGCAGACGCATCGAACAACTTCCGGTTTACATGAACTGGTTTAAACCGGTCAGCTTTATGTTTACCCTGGACAAATATGTGTAA
- the LOC105326232 gene encoding uncharacterized protein isoform X9 has translation MSYEQNGKPWSGMYMQQTTYKHDYNPAGGISPRNRQTNYPYGADAPKADIPGPYNNFRPRYGDPLPQHIRDQLRNYLDGQRFDDQPLTDRQRIKRGEEWIGGRRYDEPMTDRGQYYERERGRDLSPYRGDDRIYNVLDDGRRTSLDRPINRNRDNEFERQNLRLGRHTSLDRYDLMDKRKENLKQYIQNRRRDPFEGLYQDRGRNGSPERYYDRGRDNGRGRDFDRRRDESPGKFREWDRDRNGYNGYNDRYSRLFRDKFKYLDLYERPAQPMIDSYADHRKMTDRTTYKDYGEFLQEKIKLDELKKQPVEYPAANLRDHLTHRETYREQMHGPEMVRKPYNSQDKLLERERQLEAQIRREMEKIELHDGNFKPWARDAKNPTHHVPKSTNSGVYLFIRTNKLAKADVVKALQEGRSVLANSYGQLKGIATNREIQLLEGQEGWNIRANMTRTGDYWLERSQDSTVIDDMILVIWFPTFNDAEKWVISERKFKTPSFPEPYGSDVMILPLNDSQPQERIAYTYITTEYPRQLDPVMFRENFVPKIKEVLYKHGNDGFFIQSVGAKVIRGHWVKPSSLITTIRFNTRQDALNFFLDPEYKQIRQEISRRIEQLPVYMNWFKPVSFMFTLDKYV, from the exons GAGCAGAACGGCAAGCCGTGGTCCGGAATG TACATGCAACAGACCACATACAAACATGATTACAACCCGGCGGGAGGG ATCTCACCGAGGAACAGACAGACCAATTACCCTTACGGAGCCGACGCCCCCAAGGCGGACATTCCCGGTCCTTACAACAACTTCCGGCCCAGATATGGCGACCCCCTCCCCCAGCATATCAGAGAT cAGCTTCGTAATTAT TTGGACGGACAAAGATTTGATGACCAGCCTCTCACCGACAGG CAAAGAATAAAACGGGGAGAGGAATGGATTGGAGGG AGACGATATGACGAGCCTATGACGGACCGAGGG CAGTATTACGAGAGGGAGCGAGGCCGGGATCTGTCACCTTACCGG GGAGATGACAGAATTTATAATGTGTTGGATGATGGTCGAAGAACCTCTTTAGATAGG CCAATAAATAGAAACAGGGACAATGAATTTGAAAGG CAAAATTTGAGGCTTGGGCGCCATACCTCCTTAGATAGG tacGATTTAATGGATAAACGAAAAGAAAATCTGAAGCAA TACATCCAAAACAGGAGGAGGGACCCGTTTGAGGGACTG TATCAAGACAGAGGGAGAAACGGGTCACCCGAAAGG TATTACGACCGTGGGAGAGACAATGGTAGGGGCCGGGACTTTGACAGGAGGAGAGACGAGTCCCCTGGCAAG TTTAGAGAATGGGATCGGGATCGGAATGGTTATAATGGTTATAATGATCGG TACTCTCGCCTATTCCGTGACAAGTTCAAATATCTCGACTTG TACGAGAGGCCAGCACAGCCAATGATTGACAGCTACGCTGACCATCGG aaaatgacCGACAGAACGACATACAAGGATTATGGAGAG TTTCTGCAAGAAAAGATAAAATTGGATGAACTTAAAAAG cAACCCGTAGAATACCCGGCCGCTAATCTT AGGGATCACCTAACCCACAGGGAGACCTACAGGGAGCAAATGCATGGACCGGAAATGGTGAGAAAACCTTACAACAGCCAGGATAAGTTGCTGGAGAGGGAACGGCAGCTTGAAGCTCAGATCCGTCGGGAAATGGAAAAAATCGAGTTGCATGACGGGAATTTCAAACCCTGGGCGAGGGATGCTAAGAACCCCACGCATCACGTG CCCAAGTCCACCAACAGTGGAGTCTACCTCTTCATCAGAACCAACAAACTCGCCAAGGCTGACGTCGTCAAGGCTCTACAGGAGGGGCGCTCAGTGCTGGCCAACTCATACGGGCAACTCAAGGGCATCGCTACCAACAGGGAG ATTCAGTTGCTGGAGGGACAAGAAGGGTGGAACATCCGGGCGAATATGACGCGCACTGGGGACTATTGGCTGGAGCGTTCCCAGGATTCAACAGTCATCGACGACATGATCCTGGTCATCTGGTTCCCCACCTTTAACGACGCCGAGAAGTGGGTCATCAGCGAGAGGAAGTTTAAGACTCCCAGCTTTCCCGAACCTTACGGAAGTGACGTTATGATTCTTCCTTTAAACGATAGCCAGCCACAAG AGCGGATCGCCTACACCTACATTACCACGGAATACCCCCGCCAGCTGGATCCAGTCATGTTTCGAGAAAACTTCGTTCCTAAGATCAAAGAAGTGCTCTACAAGCATGGCAACGACGGGTTCTTCATTCAGTCGGTCGGAGCAAAGGTTATCCGGGGTCACTGGGTCAAACCCAGCAGCCTCATTACCACCATCAGATTCAACACCAGACAAGACGCTCTTAACTTTTTCCTAGACC CGGAATACAAACAAATCCGTCAGGAAATAAGCAGACGCATCGAACAACTTCCGGTTTACATGAACTGGTTTAAACCGGTCAGCTTTATGTTTACCCTGGACAAATATGTGTAA